Proteins encoded within one genomic window of Aurantiacibacter spongiae:
- the obgE gene encoding GTPase ObgE, which yields MHFLDQAKIFLKSGAGGPGAVSFRREKYIEFGGPDGGNGGRGGDVVLEAVPGLNTLIDFRYAQHFKAKRGGHGMGKDRTGASADDLVIEVPVGTQVLDEDRETVLADFTTEGQRLVLLEGGMGGRGNASYKTSTNRAPRQHQPGEPGQEMWVWLRLKLLADAGLVGLPNAGKSTFINAVSNARAKVGDYAFTTLIPKLGVVHHKGREFVLADIPGLIEGAAEGAGIGDRFLGHIERCRVLIHLIDINGEDPVEAMRVIETELAAYEVDLSQKPRLVALNKVDLADAELAEGFGAELIDAGAERVFPISGATGQGIEDLLDAVLAYLPERTATEQPATPEEAGSPEMVEKPWSPLD from the coding sequence ATGCATTTCCTCGATCAGGCCAAGATATTCCTCAAGTCCGGCGCGGGCGGACCGGGTGCGGTCAGTTTCCGGCGTGAGAAATATATCGAGTTCGGCGGCCCGGACGGCGGCAATGGCGGGCGGGGCGGTGATGTCGTGCTCGAGGCGGTGCCCGGTCTCAACACGCTGATCGACTTTCGCTACGCGCAGCATTTCAAGGCCAAGCGCGGCGGGCACGGCATGGGCAAGGACCGCACCGGCGCCAGCGCGGACGATCTCGTCATCGAAGTGCCGGTCGGTACGCAGGTGCTGGACGAGGACCGGGAAACCGTGCTCGCTGACTTCACGACCGAGGGGCAGCGGCTGGTGCTGCTCGAAGGCGGCATGGGCGGACGCGGCAACGCCAGCTACAAGACCAGCACCAACCGCGCCCCGCGGCAGCATCAGCCGGGCGAACCGGGGCAGGAGATGTGGGTATGGTTGCGGTTGAAGCTGCTCGCCGATGCCGGACTGGTCGGCCTGCCCAATGCCGGCAAGTCGACCTTCATCAACGCCGTCTCGAACGCACGGGCCAAGGTCGGCGACTACGCCTTCACCACGCTCATCCCGAAACTCGGGGTCGTTCACCACAAGGGCCGCGAATTCGTGCTTGCCGACATACCCGGCCTGATCGAGGGCGCGGCGGAAGGGGCCGGTATCGGCGACCGGTTCCTGGGCCATATCGAACGCTGCCGGGTGCTGATCCATCTCATCGACATCAACGGCGAGGATCCGGTCGAGGCGATGCGCGTGATCGAGACGGAGCTCGCCGCCTACGAAGTCGACCTGTCGCAAAAGCCGCGTCTGGTGGCGCTGAACAAGGTCGATCTGGCGGATGCCGAACTGGCCGAGGGTTTCGGCGCCGAATTGATCGACGCAGGGGCCGAGCGGGTCTTCCCCATTTCCGGAGCGACCGGGCAGGGGATCGAGGACTTGCTGGACGCCGTTCTCGCCTACCTGCCCGAACGCACCGCGACCGAACAGCCGGCAACCCCGGAAGAGGCCGGATCGCCCGAAATGGTCGAGAAGCCGTGGTCGCCGCTCGATTGA